In Humulus lupulus chromosome 7, drHumLupu1.1, whole genome shotgun sequence, the following are encoded in one genomic region:
- the LOC133791389 gene encoding ankyrin repeat-containing protein At5g02620-like, which yields MDPELYNAAIYGSSELSEKLTEEGSNIYLGQVTSQNNTILHVAAKSGQRKLAEDVLYSNSLLLYETNTKGNTALHIAARLGHLEMVRLIVNKAKEQDLEADRSLLRMTNSKGDTALHEAVRNDHYEVAILIIDEDRDLTCFVNNIGESPLFLAVDRGFYKVALHILETAPKCSYVGRNGMNALHAAVIRTHKSKQFKSTEKKTPSLWKKIPYIDKFTGLNLKFPLSRYELNITGADFVGNVLKKCPSSMLEADDFGWMPLHYAAHLGNVEVVELFLEINHSSITYVKDNNGMSALHIAAKEGHVNVMRSIVTKCPDTCESLDDRDRTALHVAVETSKKNAVKFFLQTLAFQDLINEQDKEGNTPLHLAAFQGHSKILEILARDPRVDKGALNKDGMTTLDIIRSSKQLRELEILKTLSMATLEIKGALPSLEQKVIRDAAEAKALIGEDFQEHEKGKSKMLEASEIYAADKYKDDEPELSSQGYRPLDITNMSSINLIVSTIISAVTFAAAFTMPGGYNEQGIAISSEIKAFKMFLLFDSLAFGCSAASMFVHFLVAAWPRRLRFIYPIYCVTILTELSLVGLALAFVHGALAVFPQNSGLANMATNSVLLSFSIPIIYFFLKIIYSIYYLFKAHGLPSKKAWCTRV from the exons ATGGATCCTGAGCTGTATAATGCTGCAATATATGGAAGCAGTGAACTATCTGAGAAACTCACTGAAGAAGGTTCAAATATATATCTTGGCCAAGTTACATCCCAAAACAACACCATTCTTCATGTGGCAGCAAAATCTGGCCAGAGAAAGCTTGCAGAAGATGTTCTGTACTCGAATTCTTTGCTTCTGTAtgaaacaaatacaaaaggaaaCACTGCACTGCACATTGCAGCAAGGCTGGGACATTTGGAGATGGTTCGGTTGATAGTAAACAAGGCAAAGGAGCAAGACCTTGAAGCTGACAGGAGCCTGCTAAGGATGACAAATTCCAAGGGTGACACTGCTTTGCATGAAGCTGTTCGAAATGATCATTATGAGGTGGCGATTTTAATCATTGATGAAGACCGAGATTTGACATGTTTTGTCAACAACATTGGAGAATCTCCACTGTTCTTGGCTGTAGATAGAGGCTTTTATAAGGTTGCTCTTCATATCCTTGAGACCGCCCCAAAGTGCTCGTATGTAGGAAGGAATGGCATGAATGCTTTGCATGCAGCCGTGATTCGAACACATAAGA GCAAGCAGTTTAAGTCCACTGAGAAAAAGACTCCTTCATTATGGAAGAAAATCCCATATATTGACAAATTTACAGGCCTTAATCTCAAGTTTCCTCTCTCAAGATATGAACTAAATATCACGGGAGCAG ATTTTGTGGGAAATGTTCTTAAAAAATGTCCATCTTCAATGTTAGAAGCTGATGACTTTGGTTGGATGCCTCTTCACTATGCTGCACACTTGGGAAATGTAGAAGTTGTTGAACTATTTTTGGAGATCAATCATTCTTCCATCACATATGTAAAGGACAACAATGGCATGTCTGCTCTTCACATTGCAGCTAAGGAAGGACATGTCAATGTGATGAGATCAATAGTCACAAAATGCCCTGATACTTGTGAGTCATTGGACGATAGAGATCGAACTGCTCTTCATGTTGCTGTAGAGACTAGTAAGAAAAATGCAGTAAAATTCTTCCTCCAAACACTTGCTTTTCAAGATCTTATAAATGAGCAAGATAAAGAAGGTAATACCCCTTTGCATCTAGCTGCTTTCCAAGGCCATTCCAAAATTTTGGAAATTCTGGCTAGGGACCCAAGAGTTGACAAAGGAGCTCTAAATAAGGATGGAATGACCACCCTTGACATCATCCGATCAAGCAAGCAGCTAAGGGAGCTTGAAATT CTTAAAACACTGAGTATGGCGACTTTGGAGATAAAGGGAGCTCTGCCaagtttggagcaaaaggttatCAGAGATGCTGCTGAAGCAAAGGCATTGATTGGTGAGGAttttcaagaacatgaaaaaGGCAAGAGTAAAATGTTAGAAGCAAGTGAAATTTATGCTGCAGATAAGTACAAAGATGACGAGCCAGAATTGAGTTCTCAAGGATACAGGCCCTTGGACATAACAAACATGTCAAGCATTAACTTAATAGTATCCACAATAATATCAGCAGTCACATTTGCAGCAGCCTTTACAATGCCTGGTGGATACAATGAGCAAGGCATAGCTATTTCGAGTGAGATAAAGGCTTTCAAAATGTTTCTTCTGTTTGATTCCTTGGCTTTTGGTTGCTCGGCAGCCTCCATGTTTGTCCACTTTTTGGTTGCAGCCTGGCCTAGGCGTCTGAGATTCATATACCCTATATACTGTGTGACAATCTTGACTGAACTATCACTTGTGGGATTAGCACTGGCCTTTGTTCATGGTGCACTTGCAGTCTTTCCTCAGAACTCAGGACTTGCTAACATGGCTACAAACAGTGTTCTTCTGTCCTTTTCAATTCccattatctatttttttctgaAGATCATTTACAGCATCTATTACTTGTTCAAGGCTCATGGTCTTCCATCGAAAAAGGCTTGGTGCACAAGAGTGTAA
- the LOC133791390 gene encoding uncharacterized protein LOC133791390 produces the protein MEMLDKAVVNRKLKTSQLYFQLVNKEKVPSASVIWCNLSLPKHKFILWQASLRHLLTRDNLLRCHLQLTSYLCPICEVQQECHEHLFFQYQFAQQVRNRVASWLGSEVWPECFHEWINWMEGKPKGIQQKVVAGGLAASVYLVWWNRNQCLFNSFSVSVSKTVSQVQECVRARVSILSQAKLKSKKIVFLKKLNLL, from the coding sequence ATGGAGATGTTAGATAAAGCTGTGGTGAATAGAAAATTAAAAACCAGCCAGCTGTATTTTCAGTTGGTTAATAAGGAAAAGGTTCCTTCTGCTTCAGTTATCTGGTGTAATTTGTCCTTGCCCAAACATAAGTTTATTCTTTGGCAAGCTTCCTTGAGGCATCTATTAACCAGGGACAACTTATTAAGGTGCCATCTGCAGCTTACTTCTTATCTATGTCCAATCTGTGAAGTTCAACAGGAGTGTCATGAGCACTTATTTTTTCAATATCAGTTTGCTCAACAGGTGAGGAATCGTGTTGCTAGTTGGCTGGGCAGTGAGGTTTGGCCTGAGTGTTTTCATGAATGGATTAACTGGATGGAGGGGAAGCCGAAGGGAATTCAACAGAAGGTCGTTGCTGGTGGTTTAGCAGCCTCTGTTTATCTGGTTTGGTGGAACAGAAACCAATGCTTGTTTAACTCCTTTTCTGTTTCTGTTAGTAAGACTGTATCTCAGGTACAAGAGTGTGTAAGGGCTAGAGTTTCTATTTTGTCTCAGGCTAAGCTGAAGAGTAAAAAAattgtctttcttaaaaaactgAATTTACTGTAA
- the LOC133790715 gene encoding pentatricopeptide repeat-containing protein At4g11690: MSKKMSQNHQALLFIQKMVKSPPLKALSLFNDTPQGFQHTPHSISFILHHLLSSNLLVQAQSFILKLLSGQISSHLFTPSSLLHQLSQPNSFPTSSRRYLFEAIINAHVQSRLPEDALCFLARMVEQGLVPESKVFNNVLGSLVKSNNFERAWWVFNEFKNRIELDEYSFGIMIKGCCEAGDLNRGFQILSQLEELGWSPNVVIYTTLIDGCCKNGDIERAKRLFSKMGELGLAPNQYTYTVLINGFFKKGLKKDGFELYEKMKLNGVIPSAHTYNCLINEYCNDGEISSAFALFDEMRQQEVACNVVTYSILIGGLCLKKRVEEAEKLMDQMKRAGISPSLILFNRLIDGFCDAGKLDKALSLFNQLKSLGHSPSLVTYNVLIAGYGKAKNLTGVADVIREMHERGISPSTVTYTILIDAFIRSDDMEKASQIHSIMEKDGIVPDVYTYGVLIHGLCMRGNMKEASKLFKSMSEKAVEPSDIIYNMIVSGYCKEDNSYKALKLLKEMSNKGMVPNRASYISTINVLCKDGKRREAELVLKEMIMSGLTPPSKTCQLIFQVDAS; the protein is encoded by the coding sequence ATGAGCAAAAAAATGTCTCAAAATCACCAAGCTCTTCTTTTTATCCAGAAAATGGTGAAGAGTCCACCATTGAAAGCTCTCTCACTCTTCAACGACACTCCCCAAGGATTCCAACATACACCTCACTCCATATCATtcattcttcatcatcttctttctTCTAATTTACTTGTTCAAGCCCAATCTTTCATTCTAAAACTACTCTCTGGTCAAATCTCCTCACACCTCTTCACGCCTTCCTCTCTTCTCCACCAACTATCTCAGCCCAACTCCTTTCCTACCTCTTCCCGTCGCTATCTTTTCGAAGCAATCATCAATGCCCATGTTCAATCTCGATTACCAGAAGATGCCCTTTGCTTTTTAGCACGTATGGTGGAGCAGGGCCTCGTTCCCGAATCGAAAGTATTTAACAATGTGTTGGGTTCTCTTGTTAAGTCCAATAACTTCGAAAGAGCTTGGTGGGTTTTTAATGAATTTAAGAATAGGATTGAATTGGATGAGTATAGTTTTGGGATCATGATCAAAGGTTGCTGCGAGGCTGGTGATTTGAATAGAGGTTTCCAGATTTTGAGTCAGTTGGAGGAATTGGGTTGGTCTCCAAATGTTGTTATATACACTACTTTGATTGATGGGTGCTGTAAGAATGGCGATATCGAGCGAGCAAAGAGGTTGTTTTCTAAGATGGGTGAGCTTGGTTTGGCTCCTAATCAGTAtacttatactgttttgattaatGGGTTTTTCAAGAAAGGTCTTAAGAAAGATGGGTTTGAGCTTtatgagaagatgaagctcaatGGAGTCATTCCCAGTGCACATACTTACAATTGCCTAATCAATGAGTATTGTAACGATGGGGAAATAAGTAGTGCATTTGCTCTGTTCGATGAAATGCGTCAACAAGAGGTTGCTTGTAATGTTGTCACGTACAGCATCTTAATTGGTGGGTTATGTTTAAAGAAACGGGTTGAGGAAGCTGAGAAGTTGATGGATCAAATGAAAAGAGCTGGTATTAGTCCGAGTTTAATTTTGTTCAATAGGTTGATTGATGGGTTCTGTGATGCTGGTAAATTGGATAAGGCATTGAGCTTATTTAATCAATTGAAGTCACTCGGCCACTCTCCATCTCTAGTCACTTACAATGTTCTAATTGCTGGTTATGGTAAAGCTAAAAATTTAACAGGAGTTGCTGATGTAATAAGAGAAATGCATGAGAGAGGCATTTCTCCTTCTACAGTGACTTATACAATATTAATCGATGCCTTTATTCGGTCAGATGACATGGAAAAAGCTTCTCAGATACATTCTATCATGGAGAAAGATGGTATAGTTCCCGATGTTTACACCTATGGGGTCTTAATACATGGGCTATGCATGAGGGGTAACATGAAAGAAGCATCAAAACTGTTCAAATCAATGAGTGAGAAGGCCGTGGAGCCAAGCGATATTATATATAACATGATTGTCAGTGGTTACTGTAAGGAGGATAACTCTTACAAGGCCCTGAAGTTGCTTAAAGAAATGAGTAATAAGGGAATGGTTCCAAACAGGGCTAGCTACATTTCCACCATTAATGTTCTTTGCAAAGATGGAAAAAGGCGTGAAGCTGAACTTGTACTGAAAGAGATGATCATGTCAGGTTTAACACCACCATCTAAGACTTGCCAACTTATCTTTCAAGTGGATGCTTCTTAA
- the LOC133790716 gene encoding protein ACCELERATED CELL DEATH 6-like, producing the protein MDRAVFEAAASGNFNSFHQGHSEQKILDLLTPERSTILHVSARFNNNKFTEQVLNFCPRLLLEENTAGETPLHTAARVGNQEIVKLLISSAGDVEREQIDLRRLLRMKDLAREDTALHVGVRNGHLEVAKLLIDADHELLDVLNGANESPLFLAVEGGFLAIANYIMEKCGLSSPPSCRGSNGMNALHAAVIRTHHARFLEHHVPDLSLENLRRLMRSFLLHLKECFGRLPQQTEIEIIGVLLEREESQKTALIEEQDNIIKWTPLHFAAWLGHLEATKLILHQNCSSVAYLKDKEGMSALHIAAKEGHVQVMKEIIFHKPEACDLVDNRGWTPLHIAVFSGKLSVVKYILNTPALEFMLNDADKEGNTPLHLAAGLQYKRIINALVNDYRVDKRATNLKYLKPIDIVRTNVNIGEFSRCWFVKKLEQQGGQESLQSIIYRVEQWNLLVNSVDPHHHHLMEKAIKSDRLKKISDTHLLVAALIATVTFTAAFTIPGGYESNDRTDKGLAVLSDKMFFKVFVVADSVAFYCSAASVLLQFFSSVEHNYHLLLRFTRIAATLTYISILGMVMAFTSGLRVIMPDSSSLVYYTLIMGGCCVFLFIIGCL; encoded by the exons ATGGATCGAGCAGTGTTCGAGGCTGCAGCATCAGGAAACTTCAACTCTTTTCACCAGGGTCATAGTGAACAGAAGATTCTGGACTTATTAACACCCGAAAGGAGCACCATTCTCCATGTTTCTGCTAGATTCAATAACAACAAGTTCACAGAACAAGTTCTCAACTTCTGTCCAAGGCTGCTCCTCGAAGAAAACACTGCTGGTGAAACTCCCCTTCATACAGCAGCCAGAGTTGGGAACCAAGAGATAGTTAAGCTCCTCATAAGCAGTGCTGGTGATGTTGAGAGAGAGCAAATCGACCTGAGGAGACTGCTCAGAATGAAAGATTTGGCTAGGGAAGATACTGCCTTGCACGTTGGGGTGAGAAATGGTCACCTTGAGGTGGCCAAGTTGTTGATTGATGCAGACCATGAGTTGCTTGATGTGCTAAATGGTGCTAATGAGTCTCCCCTTTTTCTTGCTGTGGAAGGTGGTTTCCTTGCCATTGCTAATTACATTATGGAAAAGTGTGGGCTTTCTTCTCCACCCTCTTGCCGGGGCTCTAATGGCATGAATGCTTTGCATGCAGCTGTGATTCGGACTCATCATG CTAGATTTTTGGAACATCACGTGCCAGATTTATCTCTCGAGAACTTGCGGCGCCTGATGAGGAGCTTTCTTTTACACttgaaagaatgttttggaagATTACCCCAACAAACTGAAATAG AGATAATAGGAGTACTACTAGAGAGGGAAGAAAGTCAAAAGACTGCTTTAATAGAAGAACAAGACAACATAATCAAATGGACTCCTCTCCATTTTGCTGCATGGTTGGGTCATCTTGAAGCAACCAAACTTATTCTTCACCAGAATTGTAGTTCAGTTGCGTATCTGAAGGACAAAGAAGGCATGTCAGCTCTTCACATAGCTGCCAAAGAAGGCCATGTTCAAGTAATGAAAGAAATCATTTTTCATAAACCAGAGGCTTGTGATTTGGTTGATAACAGAGGCTGGACACCTCTTCACATTGCTGTTTTCAGTGGAAAACTTAGTGTTGTCAAGTACATTCTCAATACACCCGCTCTCGAGTTCATGCTAAACGATGCGGATAAGGAAGGCAACACTCCGTTGCATTTAGCCGCCGGCTTACAATATAAAAGGATTATCAATGCTCTAGTGAATGATTACAGAGTGGACAAGAGGGCTACGAATCTCAAGTACCTTAAACCCATTGATATAGTTCGAACTAATGTAAATATAGGTGAATTTTCCAGG TGTTGGTTTGTAAAGAAGTTGGAACAACAAGGTGGCCAAGAGAGTTTGCAATCAATCATCTACAGAGTAGAACAATGGAATCTGTTGGTTAATAGCGTTGACCCCCATCATCACCACCTCATGGAAAAGGCCATCAAATCTGATCGTTTGAAGAAAATCTCAGACACCCATTTGCTGGTAGCTGCTCTTATTGCAACAGTGACATTCACAGCAGCTTTTACTATACCTGGAGGGTATGAAAGCAATGATCGTACTGATAAGGGATTGGCAGTTTTGTCAGACAAGATGTTTTTCAAAGTCTTTGTCGTCGCAGATTCAGTGGCCTTTTATTGCTCAGCGGCCTCAGTTCTGCTTCAGTTCTTCAGCTCAGTCGAGCATAACTATCATCTTCTCCTGCGGTTTACTAGAATTGCAGCCACTCTTACCTACATTTCCATCTTGGGAATGGTTATGGCTTTCACTTCAGGCTTGCGTGTAATCATGCCAGACTCCTCGAGTCTAGTGTACTATACTCTCATAATGGGCGGTTGCTGTGTTTTTCTCTTTATCATAGGATGTCTTTAG